From Hymenobacter sedentarius, a single genomic window includes:
- a CDS encoding SDR family oxidoreductase — protein MQTSEKLIVVTGGSKGIGRALVSRFLRAGHPVATCARSAADLTTLTTELAADVPGARLHTLPADLSQYEDCARFAAFVLELNLPIEVLINNAGAFIPGRLQDEPADGSQLRQMLAVNLLSAYDVTLPLLPGLIAQSRGHIFTICSTASITAYPNGGSYGIAKHALLGFTKNLREELKPSGVRVTAVLPGPTLTASWEGVDLPTERFVRAEDVAEAVFSAFSLSPHAVVEELLIRPQLGDLG, from the coding sequence GTGCAAACGAGCGAAAAATTAATTGTCGTCACCGGCGGCAGCAAAGGTATCGGACGCGCCTTAGTGTCGCGCTTCCTGCGCGCGGGGCACCCAGTGGCCACCTGCGCCCGTTCGGCCGCCGATTTAACCACCCTCACAACCGAGTTGGCCGCGGATGTTCCCGGCGCCCGGCTCCACACCTTGCCGGCCGACTTGAGCCAGTACGAGGACTGCGCCCGCTTTGCGGCCTTCGTACTTGAACTGAATCTTCCGATTGAAGTGCTGATAAACAACGCCGGCGCCTTCATTCCCGGCCGGCTGCAGGACGAACCCGCCGATGGCTCGCAGCTGCGCCAGATGCTGGCCGTGAACCTGCTCAGTGCCTACGACGTGACCCTGCCCCTGCTGCCGGGCCTCATCGCCCAAAGCCGGGGCCATATTTTCACCATTTGCTCCACGGCCAGCATCACCGCTTACCCCAACGGCGGCTCCTACGGCATTGCCAAGCACGCCCTGCTGGGCTTCACCAAAAACCTGCGGGAAGAGCTAAAGCCCAGCGGCGTGCGCGTGACGGCAGTATTGCCGGGCCCCACCCTCACGGCCAGCTGGGAAGGCGTGGATCTGCCCACCGAGCGGTTTGTGCGGGCCGAAGACGTGGCCGAAGCCGTGTTTTCGGCGTTTTCCCTTTCGCCGCACGCCGTGGTGGAAGAGCTGCTGATTCGGCCGCAGCTGGGCGACTTAGGCTAA
- a CDS encoding YfiT family bacillithiol transferase, whose amino-acid sequence MVSLSYPIGQAQLPEGALPPAERTALIQQLADLPAQLTAVARAVGGVGLERPYRPGGWNGRQVIHHLADSHLNSYCRFRLALTEENPTICPYDEQAWAELPDVAATPITVSLTLLEALHTRWVSLLHHLSDEQWQRTFYHPGTKRAFTLDQALALYAWHGQHHLAHLKALQQ is encoded by the coding sequence ATGGTAAGTCTCAGCTACCCCATCGGGCAGGCCCAACTGCCGGAAGGCGCCCTCCCCCCTGCCGAGCGCACGGCCCTCATTCAGCAGCTTGCGGACTTGCCGGCTCAACTCACGGCCGTGGCCCGGGCCGTGGGCGGCGTGGGCCTGGAGCGCCCCTACCGCCCCGGCGGCTGGAATGGCCGGCAGGTAATCCACCACCTTGCCGATTCGCACCTGAACAGCTACTGCCGCTTTCGGCTGGCCCTGACGGAGGAAAACCCTACCATATGCCCCTACGACGAGCAAGCTTGGGCCGAGCTGCCCGACGTAGCCGCCACGCCCATCACGGTGTCCCTGACGCTGCTGGAGGCCCTGCACACGCGCTGGGTCTCGCTGCTGCACCACCTCAGCGACGAGCAGTGGCAGCGCACGTTCTACCACCCCGGCACCAAGCGCGCTTTTACCCTCGACCAAGCCCTGGCCCTGTACGCCTGGCACGGGCAGCACCACCTGGCCCACCTCAAGGCCTTGCAGCAATAA
- a CDS encoding GIN domain-containing protein, translated as MRYTNLRPQVSGTRGFGKMKRLGRAGLGVALAAGLSTCGPGHGTDCLKSTGTIIVERREVAPDLITVTAYDNVDLRLVQDSQTYAEVRTGENLMTDIEFTRKGNSLEINNTSRCNWARSYDTPREVTLHLPRITNVFLRGQGNVSTVGEFVKDTIFFHLVGAGDFDLTLKARQVYLDLYELGDVNLRGSTGGFNFTLGGSGRLFAHDLASRTCYFNMTRDSDGAAHVRATEAVGGTVAGNGTFYYSGAPAYTDIKVIGKGGQKTE; from the coding sequence ATGCGCTATACGAATTTGCGGCCGCAAGTTAGCGGCACAAGGGGGTTTGGGAAGATGAAGCGGCTGGGGCGCGCGGGGCTGGGGGTGGCGTTGGCGGCGGGCCTGAGCACTTGCGGCCCCGGGCACGGCACCGACTGCCTGAAAAGCACCGGCACCATCATCGTGGAGCGCCGCGAAGTAGCCCCCGACCTCATAACCGTAACGGCCTACGACAACGTGGACCTGCGCCTGGTGCAGGACTCCCAGACCTACGCCGAAGTGCGAACCGGCGAAAACCTGATGACGGACATCGAGTTCACGCGCAAAGGCAACAGCCTGGAAATAAACAATACCAGCCGCTGCAACTGGGCCCGCAGCTACGACACGCCCCGCGAAGTAACCCTGCACCTGCCCCGCATCACCAACGTGTTTCTGCGCGGGCAGGGCAACGTGAGCACCGTGGGCGAGTTTGTGAAAGACACCATCTTCTTCCATTTGGTAGGAGCCGGCGATTTCGACCTCACCCTGAAAGCCCGCCAGGTGTACCTCGATTTGTACGAGCTGGGCGATGTAAACCTGCGCGGCAGCACCGGCGGCTTCAATTTCACCCTCGGCGGCTCCGGGCGTTTGTTCGCCCACGACCTGGCCTCGCGCACATGCTACTTCAACATGACCCGCGACAGCGACGGCGCCGCCCACGTGCGCGCCACCGAAGCGGTGGGCGGCACCGTGGCCGGCAACGGCACGTTTTACTACAGCGGCGCGCCGGCCTATACCGATATCAAAGTAATCGGCAAGGGCGGCCAGAAAACAGAGTAG
- a CDS encoding ABC transporter ATP-binding protein — MIEVSNIEKSFDGTPVLKGISCVFETGKCNLLLGGSGTGKSVLLQCIVGLMKPDIGSITFDGTVYTNSKIDIRQEIRRKIGMLFQGSALFDSMTVAQNVEFPLQMLTPEMTPEERRERVEFCLKRVGLEKAGDKMPAEISGGMKKRVGIARAIAPHCTYLFCDEPNSGLDPATSIKIDELIREITHEYGITTVIVTHDMNSVIEIGEHIIFLHQGKKLWDGTKEEVLNAEVPELQEFIFSSALVRAAKKVDDESVGGLAALTESVDHGGGI; from the coding sequence ATGATTGAAGTATCCAATATTGAAAAATCGTTCGACGGCACGCCCGTGCTGAAAGGCATTTCGTGCGTGTTCGAAACCGGCAAGTGCAACCTGCTGCTCGGCGGCTCCGGCACGGGCAAAAGCGTGCTGCTGCAGTGCATTGTGGGCCTGATGAAGCCGGACATCGGCTCCATTACCTTCGACGGCACGGTGTACACCAACAGCAAGATTGACATCCGCCAGGAAATCCGGCGCAAAATCGGCATGCTGTTCCAGGGCTCGGCCCTGTTCGACTCGATGACGGTGGCCCAGAACGTGGAATTCCCGCTGCAGATGCTCACCCCCGAAATGACGCCCGAAGAGCGCCGCGAACGGGTAGAGTTTTGCCTGAAGCGCGTGGGGCTGGAGAAAGCCGGCGACAAGATGCCCGCCGAGATTTCGGGCGGTATGAAGAAGCGCGTGGGCATTGCCCGCGCCATTGCCCCGCACTGTACTTACCTTTTTTGCGACGAGCCCAACTCCGGCCTGGATCCGGCCACGAGCATTAAAATCGACGAATTGATTCGCGAAATCACCCACGAATACGGCATCACCACCGTCATCGTGACCCACGACATGAACTCGGTGATTGAAATTGGCGAGCACATCATCTTCCTCCACCAGGGTAAAAAGCTCTGGGACGGCACCAAAGAAGAGGTGTTGAATGCCGAAGTGCCCGAGCTGCAGGAGTTTATCTTCAGCAGCGCCCTGGTGCGGGCCGCCAAAAAAGTAGACGACGAATCGGTTGGTGGCCTCGCCGCCCTTACCGAATCCGTGGACCACGGCGGCGGCATTTAG
- a CDS encoding MlaE family ABC transporter permease produces MLKTLGSFVLFLRGMVSRTERFSVLWNRTMEEAMLIGVDSVLIVSIVSAFIGAVTCVQIAYNLTNPLIPQSTIGYMVREMTILELAPTITSIVLAGKVGSSIAGGLGTMRITEQVSALEVMGINSTSYLVLPRIIAALLMFPLLVILAMGLSILGGYLAGTLTGVMTAQDYIEGIRTDFIPYNIVFALIKAVVFAFLVSGISSFKGYYTTGGALEVGAASTGAVTNSIIAILVADFALAALLL; encoded by the coding sequence ATGCTTAAAACTCTAGGCTCGTTCGTCCTTTTTCTGCGCGGCATGGTCTCGCGCACGGAGCGCTTCAGCGTGCTCTGGAACCGAACCATGGAAGAGGCCATGCTTATCGGGGTCGACTCCGTTCTCATCGTTTCCATTGTGTCGGCGTTCATCGGGGCCGTTACCTGCGTGCAGATTGCCTACAACCTCACCAATCCGCTTATTCCGCAATCCACCATTGGCTACATGGTGCGCGAAATGACCATTCTGGAGCTGGCGCCCACCATCACCAGCATCGTGCTGGCAGGCAAAGTAGGCAGCAGCATCGCCGGTGGGCTGGGCACCATGCGCATCACCGAGCAGGTGTCGGCGCTTGAGGTGATGGGCATCAATTCCACATCTTATTTGGTGTTGCCGCGCATTATTGCCGCGCTGCTCATGTTTCCGCTGCTGGTTATCCTGGCCATGGGGCTGTCCATTCTCGGTGGCTACCTGGCGGGCACCCTCACCGGCGTGATGACGGCCCAGGACTACATCGAAGGCATTCGGACGGATTTTATTCCCTACAACATCGTGTTTGCCTTGATTAAAGCCGTGGTGTTTGCCTTTCTCGTGTCCGGCATTTCTTCCTTCAAGGGGTACTACACCACCGGCGGGGCCCTAGAAGTGGGCGCGGCCAGCACCGGGGCGGTTACCAACTCCATCATCGCCATTCTGGTCGCCGACTTTGCCCTGGCCGCTTTGCTGCTCTGA
- a CDS encoding electron transfer flavoprotein subunit alpha/FixB family protein — MSVLVVVECADGEVKKSSLEVATYGAEVAAMLGTTATAIAVGEATEANLAKLGEQGITKVLYDAEPRLKDFVNNAYTKLIATAAEQEQAKVIILANSNIGAAVGSRLSVRLKASLATNAVELPKTDNGQFVVRRGAFSGKAFSDVVLSGERKIIAVKKNSTEAKHEAGKTAEVQSFTAQLTDADFADAPTQVVMQDQAGGILLPEADRVVSGGRGMKGPENWGLIEDLAKALHAATACSKPVSDVDWRPHHEHVGQTGITVSPNLYIACGISGAIQHLAGVNSSKVIVVINKDPEAPFFKAADYGIVGDVFDVLPKLTAAVKELG; from the coding sequence ATGTCTGTACTAGTTGTAGTTGAATGCGCCGATGGCGAAGTGAAAAAATCTTCGCTGGAAGTCGCTACTTACGGGGCCGAAGTGGCCGCCATGCTGGGCACCACCGCCACGGCCATTGCCGTGGGCGAAGCCACCGAGGCCAACCTGGCCAAGCTCGGCGAGCAGGGCATCACCAAGGTGCTCTACGATGCCGAGCCGCGCCTCAAGGACTTTGTAAACAACGCTTACACCAAGCTCATTGCCACCGCAGCCGAGCAAGAGCAGGCCAAGGTGATTATCCTGGCCAACTCCAACATTGGCGCGGCCGTGGGCTCGCGCCTGTCGGTGCGGCTCAAGGCCAGCTTGGCTACCAACGCCGTGGAGCTGCCCAAAACCGATAACGGCCAGTTTGTGGTACGCCGCGGCGCCTTCTCCGGCAAGGCGTTTTCGGACGTGGTGCTGAGCGGCGAGCGCAAAATCATCGCCGTGAAGAAAAACTCGACCGAAGCCAAGCACGAAGCCGGCAAAACGGCCGAAGTGCAGAGCTTCACGGCCCAGCTTACCGATGCGGACTTTGCCGACGCCCCTACCCAGGTGGTGATGCAGGACCAGGCCGGCGGCATTCTGCTGCCCGAAGCCGACCGCGTGGTATCCGGCGGCCGAGGCATGAAAGGCCCCGAGAACTGGGGCCTGATTGAGGACCTGGCCAAGGCGCTGCACGCGGCCACGGCCTGCTCCAAGCCCGTGTCGGACGTAGACTGGCGCCCTCACCACGAGCACGTGGGCCAAACCGGCATCACCGTGTCGCCGAACCTGTACATCGCCTGCGGCATTTCGGGGGCCATCCAGCACCTGGCCGGCGTAAACAGCAGCAAGGTGATTGTGGTCATCAACAAAGACCCGGAGGCGCCGTTCTTTAAGGCTGCCGACTACGGCATCGTGGGCGACGTGTTCGACGTACTGCCCAAGCTGACGGCTGCCGTAAAAGAATTGGGCTAA
- a CDS encoding TolC family protein → MSRFSFLVFLGFWGVAALPALAQAPAAPAPAPTDTVRLTLPDAEQRFFQNNLAVLAQQYNVTVAQAQAIQARLIDNPTVTLEQNAINKNINRDHFDGRAPGEVVLQVQQLFSIAGRRRAANRVAQQTAVVEQYNLQDLLRTLRYQLRTTYYDLFFKQQTLKVYNTEIASLSRTVGLYQTQYEKGNVALKEVIRLRAFLFALQSERQALRNDAAAEQTDLHVLLRDPAGSQYVPQVNLARTRDLNLNGYTEQQLVDTAQVLRTDLNARRAALEQQNLNLRLQQKLATPDLAVGYTYDKAGSYINNYHAVTLGMAVPIFNRNQGNIQAAKAQVAGGKLQVDQQQLVVQSEVHQAYQLAARNDELFQSTDRDTAPFARLMTGIEQSYAKRVLSVVEYLDFYESYKNNLVQLNTLRANRVRAFEQLNFAVGKPVFRAE, encoded by the coding sequence ATGTCCCGTTTTTCATTTCTGGTATTTCTTGGGTTTTGGGGAGTGGCGGCATTGCCGGCGTTGGCCCAGGCGCCCGCTGCCCCCGCGCCCGCCCCAACCGATACCGTGCGCCTCACGTTGCCCGACGCCGAGCAGCGCTTTTTCCAGAACAATCTGGCCGTACTGGCCCAGCAGTACAACGTGACGGTGGCCCAGGCCCAAGCCATTCAGGCCCGCCTCATCGACAACCCCACGGTGACGCTGGAGCAAAACGCCATCAACAAAAACATCAACCGCGACCATTTCGATGGCCGCGCCCCCGGCGAGGTGGTGCTGCAGGTGCAGCAGCTGTTTTCCATCGCGGGCCGGCGCCGGGCCGCCAACCGCGTGGCCCAGCAAACGGCCGTGGTGGAGCAGTACAACCTACAGGACCTGCTGCGCACGCTGCGCTACCAGCTGCGCACCACGTACTACGACCTGTTCTTTAAGCAGCAGACGCTGAAGGTGTACAACACGGAAATTGCCTCGTTGAGCCGCACCGTGGGCCTGTACCAGACGCAGTACGAAAAGGGCAACGTAGCCCTGAAGGAGGTAATTCGCCTGCGGGCCTTCCTCTTTGCGCTGCAAAGCGAGCGGCAAGCCCTGCGCAACGATGCCGCCGCCGAGCAAACCGACCTGCACGTGCTGCTGCGCGACCCGGCCGGCAGCCAGTACGTGCCGCAGGTGAACCTGGCCCGCACCCGGGACCTGAATCTAAACGGCTACACCGAGCAGCAGCTGGTGGATACTGCCCAGGTGCTGCGCACCGACCTCAACGCCCGCCGCGCCGCCCTGGAGCAGCAAAACCTGAACCTGCGCCTGCAACAGAAGCTGGCCACGCCCGACCTGGCCGTGGGCTATACCTACGACAAGGCCGGCTCCTACATCAACAACTACCACGCCGTGACGCTGGGCATGGCCGTGCCGATTTTCAACCGCAACCAGGGCAACATCCAGGCCGCCAAAGCCCAGGTGGCCGGCGGCAAGCTGCAGGTTGACCAGCAACAGCTCGTAGTGCAAAGCGAAGTGCACCAGGCCTACCAGCTCGCGGCCCGCAACGACGAGCTGTTTCAGAGCACCGACCGCGACACGGCGCCCTTTGCGCGCCTGATGACCGGCATTGAGCAGAGCTACGCCAAGCGCGTGCTGAGCGTGGTGGAATACCTCGACTTCTACGAGTCCTACAAGAACAACCTGGTGCAACTCAACACCCTGCGCGCCAACCGCGTGCGGGCGTTCGAACAGCTCAATTTCGCCGTGGGCAAGCCGGTATTCCGGGCGGAGTAG
- a CDS encoding DUF937 domain-containing protein — translation MYDLSQNASRTASGHCSTMTGLLGIVGSGDTLGGAMVQGDCLLTNLFGANSGTIADAVSAYAGIKPSSAKTLLGTAGVVVPALLGQYASSHNLKAIGTAWLLVGLKGQVRSLLPAGLHGLTGVLRLGRLGNWAAPAANGRLAASRVAPTVAGGLRTWWYHLLVPFIAFVLVRYFLLVWGLPATDVASPTGGSRASAGSFASSEAATGIGLRG, via the coding sequence GTGTACGACCTGAGCCAAAATGCCAGCCGCACGGCCAGTGGCCACTGCAGCACCATGACCGGGTTGCTAGGCATCGTGGGCAGCGGCGACACGCTGGGCGGCGCCATGGTACAGGGTGATTGCCTGTTAACCAATTTGTTTGGCGCAAATTCCGGGACCATTGCCGATGCCGTCAGTGCGTATGCAGGCATTAAGCCCAGCTCGGCCAAGACCTTGCTGGGCACGGCAGGAGTGGTGGTGCCCGCCCTGCTGGGCCAGTACGCCAGCAGCCATAATCTCAAAGCAATAGGCACGGCTTGGCTGCTGGTGGGGCTAAAAGGGCAGGTGCGCAGCTTGCTGCCCGCTGGCCTGCACGGCCTTACGGGCGTGCTCCGGTTGGGCAGATTGGGCAATTGGGCTGCGCCGGCTGCCAACGGCCGGTTGGCGGCTTCGCGCGTCGCGCCAACTGTCGCGGGCGGCCTCAGAACTTGGTGGTACCATTTGCTCGTGCCGTTTATTGCCTTTGTGCTGGTGCGGTATTTCCTGCTGGTGTGGGGGCTGCCGGCCACTGACGTGGCCAGCCCCACGGGCGGCTCCCGAGCCAGCGCGGGTTCCTTTGCATCGAGCGAGGCCGCTACCGGCATTGGCTTGCGGGGCTAG
- a CDS encoding electron transfer flavoprotein subunit beta/FixA family protein, with product MKFLVCISNVPDTTTKITFTPDNKEFNKAGVQFVINPWDEYALTRAIELKEAAGSGTVTVLNVGEADTEPNIRKALAIGADDAIRVNAAPQDAFFVAEQIAAVAKEGGYDVILMGKESIDYNGFQVHGMVGEMLGIPTVAPAMKLDMNGNTATLEREIEGGKEIVTVTTPFVASCQQPMCEPRIPNMRGIMTARTKPLKVVPPVGEPARTQVAEYALPPKKQGVKLIPAENAGELIKLLRNEAKVI from the coding sequence ATGAAATTCCTCGTTTGCATTAGTAACGTGCCCGACACGACCACCAAAATCACCTTTACGCCCGATAACAAGGAGTTTAACAAGGCCGGGGTGCAGTTCGTGATTAACCCCTGGGATGAATACGCCCTCACCCGCGCCATTGAGCTGAAAGAGGCGGCCGGCAGCGGCACGGTCACCGTTCTCAATGTAGGCGAAGCCGATACGGAGCCCAACATCCGCAAGGCGCTGGCCATTGGCGCCGACGACGCCATCCGCGTCAACGCCGCACCGCAGGACGCCTTTTTTGTGGCCGAGCAGATTGCGGCCGTGGCCAAAGAAGGCGGCTACGACGTGATTCTGATGGGCAAGGAAAGCATCGACTACAACGGCTTCCAGGTGCACGGCATGGTGGGCGAAATGCTCGGCATCCCAACCGTGGCCCCGGCCATGAAGCTCGACATGAACGGCAATACCGCCACACTGGAGCGCGAAATTGAAGGCGGGAAGGAGATTGTGACCGTAACCACCCCCTTCGTGGCCTCGTGCCAGCAGCCCATGTGCGAGCCCCGCATCCCCAACATGCGCGGCATCATGACGGCCCGCACCAAGCCCCTGAAAGTGGTGCCGCCCGTAGGCGAGCCCGCCCGCACCCAAGTCGCCGAGTACGCGCTGCCGCCCAAGAAGCAGGGCGTGAAGCTCATCCCCGCCGAAAACGCCGGCGAGCTCATCAAGCTGCTGCGCAACGAAGCCAAGGTTATCTAA
- a CDS encoding bifunctional nuclease family protein, which produces MKKIQLEILGLSSSQSQSGSFALILGEKGGNRRLPIIIGMFEAQSIAIQIEKISPNRPLTHDLFKSFAEHVHVVILEVVISDLKEGVFYSRIVCSDGATTFDIDARPSDAIAIGLRFGVPIFTVESVLSEAGIILSDLDEAESETEEEEDEDEDDDNDTDAPRPSRTQPEAREPSGQVSLDELTKMLAQALEKEDYEKAAKIRDELNKRNG; this is translated from the coding sequence TTGAAAAAAATCCAGCTTGAAATCCTGGGCCTTTCGTCCAGCCAGTCGCAGTCTGGCTCCTTTGCGCTGATTTTGGGCGAGAAGGGTGGCAACCGCCGCCTGCCCATCATCATCGGCATGTTCGAGGCGCAAAGCATCGCCATCCAAATCGAGAAAATCAGCCCCAACCGCCCGCTTACCCACGACCTGTTCAAATCGTTTGCCGAGCACGTGCACGTGGTGATTCTGGAAGTGGTAATTTCTGATTTGAAAGAGGGCGTGTTCTATTCGCGCATCGTGTGCTCCGATGGCGCCACCACGTTCGACATCGACGCCCGCCCTTCCGATGCCATTGCCATTGGCCTGCGCTTCGGAGTGCCCATTTTCACGGTTGAAAGCGTGCTCAGCGAAGCCGGCATCATCCTTTCGGACCTCGATGAAGCCGAAAGCGAAACCGAAGAAGAGGAGGATGAAGACGAGGACGACGATAACGACACCGACGCGCCCCGCCCCAGCCGGACCCAGCCGGAAGCCCGCGAACCCAGCGGCCAGGTTTCGCTGGACGAGCTAACCAAAATGCTGGCCCAGGCCCTCGAAAAAGAAGACTACGAAAAAGCCGCCAAAATCCGCGACGAATTGAACAAGCGCAACGGCTAA
- a CDS encoding OmpA family protein, which yields MNNLLDSIKAMITPDLASGLAGRLGENQGGVSKGLSAALPLVLAGLIQKVGNGDGAQSVFSMAQTAFQQHGSSLGSSKGLLGLLSGTNTGSPQAGNMLTSIFGGQASNLATPLSSHAGISSGSASSLLSLAGMAVPALLGRHVKQNNLNASSMGSMLIGLKDQVMAMLPGGLGALLGGLGAAASRMGSAAAGAAGTLGSAMTNPGGDPRRQITPAPAGGGTRWPLILGALAVLALLFFFTRSCNKTTTNPTTTQTTPMADTTKGMPKPVAPAVSTGLDSASAALKAGWAKLGAMTAIKLRDGSTINAPANGVESKLVAYINDKSRPVDKTTWFSLDRLLFKTASSELLPDSQEQLDNLAAILKAYPAVKLKLGGYTDSRGDAALNRRLSGERAKTVLNRLVAAGIAANRLASEGYGPEHPVASNNTPEGRQQNRRVDVRVTAK from the coding sequence ATGAATAATTTACTTGACTCCATCAAGGCAATGATTACGCCCGACCTGGCTAGTGGGCTGGCAGGCCGCCTGGGCGAAAACCAGGGCGGGGTGAGCAAAGGGCTGTCGGCCGCGCTGCCGCTGGTGCTGGCCGGGCTTATCCAGAAAGTTGGCAACGGCGACGGCGCGCAGTCGGTCTTCAGCATGGCGCAGACGGCCTTTCAGCAGCACGGCAGCAGCCTGGGCTCGTCCAAAGGGCTGCTGGGCTTGCTGAGTGGCACCAATACCGGCAGCCCACAGGCCGGAAACATGCTGACCTCGATTTTTGGCGGGCAGGCTTCCAACCTGGCTACCCCGCTCAGCAGCCACGCGGGCATCAGCTCGGGTTCGGCCAGCTCGCTGCTGAGTCTGGCGGGCATGGCGGTGCCGGCGCTGCTGGGCCGCCACGTCAAACAAAACAACCTCAACGCCAGCAGCATGGGCTCCATGCTGATTGGGCTGAAGGACCAGGTAATGGCCATGCTACCCGGTGGCCTGGGCGCGTTGCTGGGGGGCCTGGGTGCGGCCGCCAGCCGCATGGGCAGTGCGGCGGCCGGTGCCGCGGGCACCCTCGGCTCGGCCATGACCAACCCGGGCGGTGACCCGCGGCGCCAAATTACCCCGGCTCCTGCCGGGGGCGGTACGCGCTGGCCCCTCATCCTGGGGGCGTTGGCGGTGCTGGCCCTTCTGTTTTTTTTCACGCGCAGCTGCAACAAAACCACTACCAACCCAACTACCACGCAAACCACCCCCATGGCCGACACAACCAAAGGCATGCCGAAGCCGGTGGCCCCGGCCGTAAGCACGGGGCTGGATTCGGCCTCCGCGGCCCTCAAAGCCGGCTGGGCAAAGCTGGGTGCTATGACGGCCATTAAGCTGCGGGATGGCAGCACCATCAACGCTCCTGCGAATGGCGTCGAGAGCAAGCTGGTGGCCTATATTAACGACAAGTCGCGGCCCGTGGATAAAACCACGTGGTTCTCGCTCGACCGCCTGCTGTTTAAAACGGCCAGTTCGGAGCTGCTACCCGACTCGCAGGAACAGCTCGACAACCTGGCGGCCATCCTGAAAGCGTACCCCGCCGTAAAGCTGAAGCTGGGCGGCTACACCGACTCGCGCGGGGATGCGGCCCTGAACCGCCGGCTGTCGGGCGAGCGCGCCAAAACGGTGCTTAACCGCCTCGTGGCCGCTGGCATTGCGGCCAACCGCCTCGCCTCGGAGGGCTACGGCCCCGAGCACCCGGTGGCCAGCAACAACACGCCCGAAGGCCGCCAGCAAAACCGCCGCGTAGACGTACGGGTGACAGCCAAATAG